A window of Pseudomonas guangdongensis contains these coding sequences:
- the hisC gene encoding histidinol-phosphate transaminase, with protein MSCDFLALAVPGVQKLSPYVPGKPVDELARELNLDPAGIVKLASNENPLGPSPKALEAIRAELADITRYPDGSGYALKAKLSERFGLAAEQITLGNGSNDVLDLIARAWLAPGLNAVFSQYAFAVYPISTQAAGAEGRAVPAKDHGHDLEAMLAAIDANTRVVFVANPNNPTGTWFGPDALESFLSRVPANVLVVLDEAYIEFAEGGELPNGLSYLPRYPNLIVTRTLCKAYGLAGLRVGYAASSPQVADVLNRVRQPFNVNSLALVAACAALDDADYLAEGRRVNAAGMAQLEAGLAALDLAWIPSKGNFLAVDFGTDAAPINQGLLQRGVIVRPVAGYGMPTFLRVSIGTEAENARFLAALAEVLGRG; from the coding sequence ATGAGCTGTGATTTCCTCGCCCTGGCCGTGCCGGGTGTGCAGAAACTCTCCCCCTATGTGCCGGGCAAGCCAGTCGACGAGCTGGCCCGCGAGCTGAACCTCGACCCTGCCGGCATCGTCAAGCTGGCCAGCAACGAGAACCCGCTGGGCCCCTCGCCGAAGGCGCTGGAGGCGATCCGCGCCGAGCTGGCGGACATCACCCGCTATCCCGACGGCAGCGGCTACGCCCTGAAGGCCAAGCTGAGCGAGCGTTTCGGGCTGGCTGCCGAGCAGATCACCCTGGGCAACGGCTCCAACGACGTGCTCGACCTGATCGCCCGCGCCTGGCTGGCGCCGGGGCTGAACGCGGTGTTCAGCCAGTACGCCTTCGCCGTCTATCCGATCTCCACCCAGGCCGCCGGCGCCGAGGGCCGCGCCGTGCCGGCCAAGGACCACGGTCACGATCTGGAGGCCATGCTGGCGGCCATCGACGCCAACACCCGCGTGGTGTTCGTCGCCAACCCGAACAACCCGACCGGCACCTGGTTCGGCCCGGATGCGCTGGAGTCGTTCCTGTCGCGGGTGCCGGCCAACGTGCTGGTGGTGCTCGACGAGGCCTACATCGAGTTCGCCGAGGGCGGCGAGCTGCCCAACGGCCTGAGCTACCTGCCGCGCTACCCGAACCTGATCGTCACTCGCACCCTGTGCAAGGCCTACGGCCTGGCCGGCCTGCGTGTCGGCTACGCGGCGTCCTCGCCGCAGGTGGCCGACGTGCTCAATCGTGTGCGCCAGCCGTTCAACGTCAACAGCCTGGCCCTGGTCGCCGCCTGCGCCGCGCTGGACGATGCCGACTATCTGGCCGAGGGGCGCCGGGTCAACGCCGCCGGCATGGCCCAGCTGGAGGCCGGCCTGGCCGCGCTGGATCTTGCGTGGATTCCCAGCAAGGGCAACTTCCTCGCGGTCGACTTCGGCACCGATGCCGCGCCGATCAACCAGGGCCTGCTGCAGCGCGGGGTGATCGTCCGTCCGGTGGCCGGCTACGGCATGCCGACCTTCCTGCGCGTATCCATCGGCACCGAGGCGGAGAACGCCCGCTTCCTCGCGGCGCTCGCCGAG
- the gyrA gene encoding DNA gyrase subunit A, protein MGELAKEILPVNIEDELKQSYLDYAMSVIVGRALPDARDGLKPVHRRVLFAMSELGNDWNKPYKKSARVVGDVIGKYHPHGDTAVYDTIVRMAQDFSLRYMLVDGQGNFGSVDGDNAAAMRYTEVRMSKLAHELLADLEKETVDWVPNYDGTEQIPAVMPTKIPNLLVNGSSGIAVGMATNIPPHNLSEVIDGCLALIDNPELSVDDLMQYIPGPDFPTAGIINGRAGIIEAYRTGRGRIYVRARVEIEDIDKVGGRQQLVITELPYQLNKARLIEKIAELVKEKKLEGISELRDESDKDGMRVVIELRRGEVAEVVLNNLYAQTQMQSVFGINVVALVDGQPRTLNLKDMLEVFVRHRREVVTRRTVFELRKARERGHILEGQAVALSNIDPVIELIKSSPTPAEARERLIATGWASSAVQAMVERAGADACRPDDLDPQYGLRDGKYYLSPEQAQAILELRLHRLTGLEQDKLLAEYQEILVQIGELIRILTSPERLLEVIREELAKVRAEFGDARRTEIRATQEDLTVADLIPEEERVVTISHGGYAKSQPLAAYQAQRRGGRGKSATGVKDEDYVEHLLVANSHATLLLFSSKGKVYWLRTFEIPEASRTARGRPLVNLLPLDEGERITAMLQIDLEALQQSGSEDDLDSETPVIEGELVEAAEPAEEGEGDTAELVAEPTGAYIFMATAFGTVKKVPLVQFSRPRKAGLIALDLVEGDTLIAAAITDGAKEVMLFSSAGKVIRFAESVVRTMGRNARGVRGMKLGGGQQLISMLIPESGAQILTASERGYGKRTPLSKFPRRGRGGQGVIAMVGNERNGALIGAIQVQEGEEIMLISDQGTLVRTRVDEVSLLGRNTQGVTLIKLAEGETLVGLERVQEPSDNGEELEGVASEGADAIDASAGADATVVGEE, encoded by the coding sequence ATGGGCGAACTGGCCAAAGAAATCCTCCCGGTCAATATCGAAGACGAGCTGAAGCAGTCCTACCTCGACTATGCGATGAGCGTGATCGTCGGGCGCGCCCTGCCGGATGCGCGCGACGGTCTGAAGCCGGTGCACCGGCGCGTGCTGTTCGCCATGAGCGAGCTGGGCAACGACTGGAACAAGCCGTACAAGAAATCCGCCCGTGTGGTCGGCGACGTGATCGGTAAGTACCACCCGCACGGCGACACCGCGGTGTACGACACCATCGTGCGCATGGCCCAGGACTTCTCCCTGCGCTACATGCTGGTGGACGGCCAGGGCAACTTCGGTTCGGTGGACGGCGACAACGCCGCGGCCATGCGTTACACCGAAGTGCGCATGTCCAAGCTGGCCCACGAGCTGCTCGCCGACCTGGAGAAGGAAACCGTCGACTGGGTGCCCAACTACGACGGCACCGAGCAGATTCCGGCGGTGATGCCGACCAAGATCCCCAACCTGCTGGTCAACGGCTCCAGCGGCATCGCCGTGGGCATGGCCACCAACATCCCGCCGCACAACCTCTCCGAGGTGATCGACGGCTGCCTGGCGCTGATCGACAACCCCGAGCTGTCGGTCGACGACCTGATGCAGTACATCCCCGGCCCCGACTTCCCCACCGCGGGGATCATCAACGGCCGCGCCGGGATCATCGAGGCCTACCGCACCGGCCGCGGGCGCATCTATGTGCGAGCCCGCGTCGAGATCGAGGACATCGACAAGGTCGGTGGCCGCCAGCAGCTGGTGATCACCGAGCTGCCCTACCAGCTCAACAAGGCGCGGCTGATCGAGAAGATCGCCGAGCTGGTCAAGGAGAAGAAGCTCGAAGGCATCAGCGAGCTGCGCGACGAGTCGGACAAGGACGGCATGCGCGTGGTCATCGAGCTGCGCCGCGGCGAAGTGGCCGAGGTGGTGCTCAACAACCTCTACGCCCAGACCCAGATGCAGAGCGTATTCGGCATCAACGTGGTGGCGCTGGTCGACGGCCAGCCGCGCACGCTGAACCTCAAGGACATGCTCGAGGTGTTCGTCCGCCACCGCCGCGAGGTGGTGACCCGGCGTACTGTGTTCGAGTTGCGCAAGGCCCGCGAGCGCGGCCACATCCTCGAAGGCCAGGCGGTGGCGCTGTCCAACATCGACCCGGTGATCGAGCTGATCAAGAGTTCGCCGACCCCGGCCGAGGCCCGCGAGCGGCTGATCGCCACCGGCTGGGCGTCCAGCGCCGTGCAGGCGATGGTCGAGCGCGCCGGCGCCGATGCCTGCCGTCCCGACGACCTCGATCCGCAGTACGGCCTGCGCGACGGCAAGTACTACCTGTCCCCCGAGCAGGCCCAGGCGATCCTCGAACTGCGCCTGCACCGCCTGACCGGCCTGGAGCAGGACAAGCTGCTGGCCGAGTACCAGGAAATCCTGGTCCAGATCGGCGAGCTGATCCGCATCCTCACCAGCCCCGAGCGGTTGCTGGAAGTGATCCGCGAGGAGCTGGCCAAGGTTCGCGCCGAGTTCGGCGATGCCCGCCGCACCGAGATCCGCGCCACCCAGGAAGACCTCACCGTCGCCGACCTGATCCCCGAGGAAGAGCGCGTGGTGACCATCTCCCACGGCGGCTACGCCAAGTCTCAGCCGCTGGCCGCCTACCAGGCGCAGCGTCGCGGCGGACGCGGCAAGTCGGCCACCGGGGTGAAGGACGAGGACTACGTCGAGCACCTGCTGGTGGCCAACAGCCACGCCACCCTGCTGCTGTTCTCCAGCAAGGGCAAGGTCTACTGGCTTCGCACCTTCGAGATTCCCGAGGCCTCGCGCACCGCGCGCGGCCGCCCGCTGGTCAACCTGCTGCCGCTGGACGAGGGCGAGCGCATCACCGCGATGCTGCAGATCGACCTCGAAGCCCTGCAGCAGTCCGGCAGCGAGGACGACCTGGACAGCGAGACCCCGGTGATCGAGGGCGAGCTGGTCGAAGCCGCCGAGCCGGCCGAGGAAGGCGAGGGCGATACCGCCGAGCTGGTCGCCGAGCCGACCGGCGCCTACATCTTCATGGCCACCGCCTTCGGTACCGTGAAGAAGGTGCCGCTGGTGCAGTTCAGCCGCCCGCGCAAGGCCGGCCTGATTGCCCTTGACCTGGTCGAGGGCGACACCCTGATCGCCGCGGCGATCACCGACGGCGCCAAGGAAGTCATGCTGTTCTCCAGCGCCGGCAAGGTGATCCGCTTCGCTGAGAGCGTGGTGCGCACCATGGGCCGCAACGCCCGCGGCGTGCGCGGCATGAAGCTGGGCGGCGGCCAGCAGCTGATTTCCATGCTGATCCCCGAGTCGGGCGCGCAGATCCTCACCGCCTCCGAGCGCGGCTACGGCAAGCGCACCCCGCTGAGCAAGTTCCCGCGTCGCGGGCGCGGCGGCCAGGGGGTGATCGCCATGGTCGGCAACGAGCGCAACGGCGCGCTGATCGGCGCCATCCAGGTGCAGGAAGGCGAGGAGATCATGCTGATCTCCGACCAGGGCACCCTGGTGCGTACCCGTGTCGACGAGGTATCGCTGCTCGGCCGCAACACCCAGGGCGTGACCCTGATCAAGCTGGCCGAGGGCGAGACCCTGGTCGGTCTGGAGCGGGTGCAGGAGCCCTCGGACAACGGCGAGGAGCTGGAGGGCGTCGCGTCCGAAGGCGCGGACGCCATCGACGCATCGGCCGGCGCTGACGCCACCGTGGTCGGCGAAGAGTAA
- the pheA gene encoding prephenate dehydratase: protein MSEKEQLQALRLRIDSLDERILELISERARCAEEVARVKMASLPAGERPVFYRPEREAWVLKHIMELNKGPLHNEEVARLFREIMSSCLALEQPLKVAYLGPEGTFTQAAALKHFGHAVISLPMAAIDEVFREVAAGAVNFGVVPVENSTEGAVNHTLDSFLEHDLVICGEVELRIHHHLLVGETTKTDKISRIYSHAQSLAQCRKWLDAHYPNVERVAVSSNADAAKRVKSEWNSAAIAGDMAAQLYGLSKLAEKIEDRPDNSTRFLIIGNQEVPPTGDDKTSIIVSTNNKPGALHDLLAPFQRNGVDLTRIETRPSRSGKWTYVFFIDFAGHQHDPLVKGVLETISQDTVAVKVLGSYPKAVL from the coding sequence ATGTCCGAGAAGGAACAGCTGCAGGCCCTGCGCCTGCGCATCGACAGCCTCGACGAGCGCATCCTCGAGCTGATCAGCGAGCGCGCGCGCTGCGCCGAGGAAGTGGCGCGGGTGAAGATGGCCTCCCTGCCGGCCGGCGAGAGGCCGGTGTTCTATCGCCCCGAGCGCGAGGCCTGGGTGCTCAAGCACATCATGGAGCTGAACAAGGGCCCGCTGCACAACGAGGAAGTGGCGCGGCTGTTCCGCGAGATCATGTCCTCCTGCCTGGCCCTGGAGCAGCCGCTCAAGGTCGCCTACCTCGGCCCGGAGGGCACCTTCACCCAGGCCGCCGCGCTCAAGCACTTCGGTCACGCGGTGATCAGCCTGCCGATGGCGGCGATCGACGAGGTGTTCCGCGAGGTGGCCGCCGGCGCGGTCAACTTCGGCGTGGTGCCGGTGGAGAACTCCACCGAGGGCGCGGTCAACCACACCCTCGACAGCTTCCTCGAACACGATCTGGTGATCTGCGGCGAGGTGGAGCTGCGCATCCACCACCACCTGCTGGTCGGCGAGACCACCAAGACCGACAAGATCTCGCGCATCTACTCCCACGCCCAGTCGCTGGCCCAGTGCCGCAAGTGGCTGGACGCCCACTACCCGAACGTCGAGCGCGTCGCGGTGTCGAGCAACGCCGACGCCGCCAAGCGGGTGAAGAGCGAGTGGAACAGCGCGGCGATCGCCGGCGACATGGCCGCACAGCTGTACGGCCTGAGCAAGCTGGCCGAGAAGATCGAGGACCGCCCGGACAACTCCACGCGGTTCCTGATCATCGGCAACCAGGAAGTGCCGCCGACCGGCGACGACAAGACCTCGATCATCGTCTCCACCAACAACAAGCCGGGCGCGCTGCACGACCTGTTGGCGCCGTTCCAGCGCAACGGTGTCGACCTGACCCGCATCGAGACCCGCCCCTCGCGCAGCGGCAAGTGGACCTACGTGTTCTTCATCGACTTCGCCGGCCACCAGCACGATCCGCTGGTCAAGGGCGTGCTGGAGACGATCAGCCAGGACACCGTGGCCGTGAAGGTGCTCGGCTCCTATCCCAAGGCGGTACTGTAA
- the serC gene encoding 3-phosphoserine/phosphohydroxythreonine transaminase, which produces MSMRAHNFCAGPAALPEAVLRKAQAELLDWQGRGLSVMEMSHRSDEYVAIAEKAEQDLRDLLNVPSDYKVLFMQGGASQQFAQIPLNLLPEDGVADYVETGIWSKKAIEEARRFGTVNVAASAKAYDYFAIPGQNDWQLSANAAYLHYCSNETIGGLQFDWVPQSGDVPLVCDMSSDILSRPIDVSQFGMIYAGAQKNIGPSGLVVAIVREDLLGRARSICPTMLDYKVAADNGSMYNTPATFSWYLSGLVFEWVKEQGGLEEMERRNRAKMELLYGAIDASDFYTNPIAKNARSWMNVPFRLADEKLDKPFLAGAEARGLLNLKGHRSVGGMRASIYNAVGMDAVQALVAYMAEFEKEHG; this is translated from the coding sequence GTGAGCATGCGAGCCCATAATTTCTGCGCCGGCCCGGCCGCGCTGCCCGAAGCCGTTCTGCGCAAGGCCCAGGCCGAACTCCTCGACTGGCAGGGCCGTGGCCTGTCGGTGATGGAGATGAGCCACCGCAGCGACGAGTACGTCGCCATCGCCGAGAAGGCCGAGCAGGACCTGCGCGACCTGCTGAACGTACCGTCAGACTACAAGGTGCTGTTCATGCAGGGCGGCGCCAGCCAGCAGTTCGCCCAGATCCCGCTGAACCTGCTGCCCGAGGACGGCGTGGCCGACTACGTCGAGACCGGCATCTGGTCGAAGAAGGCCATCGAGGAAGCGCGTCGCTTCGGCACCGTCAACGTCGCCGCCAGCGCCAAGGCCTACGACTACTTCGCCATCCCCGGGCAGAACGACTGGCAGCTGAGCGCGAACGCCGCCTACCTGCACTATTGCAGCAACGAGACCATCGGCGGCCTGCAGTTCGACTGGGTGCCGCAGAGCGGAGACGTGCCGCTGGTCTGCGACATGTCCTCGGACATACTCTCGCGTCCCATCGACGTGTCGCAGTTCGGCATGATCTACGCCGGCGCGCAGAAGAACATCGGTCCGAGCGGCCTGGTGGTGGCCATCGTCCGCGAGGACCTGCTCGGCCGCGCCCGCTCGATCTGCCCGACCATGCTCGACTACAAGGTCGCCGCCGACAACGGCTCGATGTACAACACCCCGGCGACCTTCTCCTGGTACCTGTCCGGCCTGGTGTTCGAGTGGGTCAAGGAGCAGGGCGGCCTCGAGGAAATGGAGCGCCGCAACCGCGCCAAGATGGAGCTGCTGTACGGCGCCATCGATGCCAGCGACTTCTACACCAACCCGATCGCCAAGAACGCCCGTTCGTGGATGAACGTGCCGTTCCGCCTGGCCGACGAGAAGCTCGACAAGCCCTTCCTCGCCGGCGCCGAGGCGCGCGGCCTGCTCAACCTCAAGGGCCACCGCTCGGTGGGCGGCATGCGCGCCTCGATCTACAACGCGGTGGGCATGGACGCGGTACAGGCGCTGGTCGCCTACATGGCCGAGTTCGAGAAGGAGCACGGCTGA